One genomic segment of Ictalurus punctatus breed USDA103 chromosome 4, Coco_2.0, whole genome shotgun sequence includes these proteins:
- the tm2d3 gene encoding TM2 domain-containing protein 3 — MVANGFKWIFQRGRGIMRKYGVLFLLLADVFFKSSNGYLSSAHVGQDTAYTPQHGPAVPGPVRSASPPPAAAAAAAATSSSSSSSHSSSSSSSSVSLADVENHEAKCPSRGLCNKLPADCFTCAYHHNCSYGRPANFTCKTKDRVHCVDASGRNQTVFNLTVDCRFCWQLDPAEYRCNISTTCMTVSCPRKRYNATCTVMDHVNCLGKREFQKRLFCNWTGGYKWSTALTLSITLGGFGADRFYLGQWREGLGKLFSFGGLGIWTLIDVLLIAVGYVGPADGSLYI, encoded by the exons ATGGTCGCTAACGGCTTCAAGTGGATTTTTCAAAGGGGACGGGGCATCATGAGGAAATATGGCGTTTTATTCCTGCTCCTCGCTGATGTTTTCTTCAAATCCTCAAATG GGTACCTGAGCTCCGCGCATGTGGGTCAAGATACTGCATACACACCTCAGCACGGCCCAGCAGTACCAGGTCCAGTCAGATCAgcatcaccaccaccagcagcagcagcagcagcagcagccacctcctcttcctcatcctcttcccattcctcttcatcatcatcatcatcag TGTCTCTGGCTGACGTCGAGAATCACGAGGCAAAGTGTCCCAGCAGAGGACTGTGCAATAAGTTACCAGCCGACTGCTTCACGTGCGCGTACCATCACAACTGCAGCTACGGCAGGCCGGCCAATTTCACCTGCAAGACCAAGGATCGAGTTCACTGCGTG GACGCCTCGGGTCGAAACCAGACCGTCTTTAACCTGACCGTGGATTGCCGGTTTTGCTGGCAGCTCGATCCAGCTGAGTATCGCTGCAACATTTCTACCACCTGCATGACCGTGTCCTGCCCTCGCAAGCGCTACAACGCCACCTGTACCGTCATGGACCATGTAAACTGCTTAG GAAAAAGGGAATTCCAGAAGCGCCTCTTCTGCAACTGGACTGGGGGATATAAATGGTCCACAGCACTGACGCTCAG CATCACTCTGGGTGGGTTTGGAGCCGACCGCTTTTATCTGGGTCAGTGGAGAGAGGGACTGGGCAAGCTCTTCAGTTTCGGCGGACTGGGCATCTGGACCCTCATTGACGTCCTCCTCATCGCCGTGGGTTACGTGGGGCCAGCTGATGGATCGCTCTACATCTGA
- the larp6a gene encoding la-related protein 6a gives MHVLVNAFLRFLSFLLPPSWLQLAFRWWVGGDECGGSPWPNRGAPFARRKPLIAHEEVTARGDSRPPGCVSLAAAPTSSAAATSPAPAPAVGPGFPWRRIREAAGLVLAAPFVREARSSLSPCDHPGGVTDDTEAPCRARWSATVMSAATELPNPVEVVGAACAGFAEQRLREMGTPVTITVAIQAAEDEEPDEEETINSDDEIVRHEKSSGAGTSGGELEEESWQPPDPELTQKLIAQIEYYMSDENLEHDAFLLKHVRRNKLGFVSVKLLTSFKKVKHLTRDWRTTAYALRHSTLLELNEEGRKVRRRTSVPVFASESLPSRMLLLSELQRWPELGVALAGGGGAGDGSPGANPAQQERLMELLLKAFGAYGPIASVRVLKPGKDLPPDLKKLSGRYSQLGTEECAIVEFEEVEAAVTAHEAFTGQQGDGKGSMGLKVVLIGTKPPKKKAPKDRQREENGNAGGGGLRKSRSLNSRVRELQYHGDDSACSSSETESNPTSPRLGRKSRSCNKLSPGGYHLSPAVSPRSSPWNSPRASPCSQRKAPPNARSPLASEGRLSPEAGRRWADYSSDSSLTPSGSPWVQRRKQVASQESSPVGSPMLGRKIQNADGLPPGVVRLPRGPDGTRGFHAVSVAERGKTAATQT, from the exons ATGCATGTTTTAGTGAACGCCTTCTTGCGCTTTCTCTCCTTCCTGCTTCCTCCCTCTTGGCTCCAGCTCGCGTTTCGGTGGTGGGTTGGGGGAGATGAGTGCGGAGGCTCTCCGTGGCCCAATCGCGGCGCTCCTTTCGCGCGCAGAAAGCCTCTTATTGCGCACGAGGAAGTGACAGCGCGAGGCGACTCCCGTCCTCCAGGTTGTGTCTCGCTCGCCGCTGCTCCTACGTCCTCCGCCGCTGCTACCTCTCCTGCTCCTGCTCCAGCGGTCGGCCCGGGGTTTCCGTGGCGCCGAATCCGGGAAGCCGCGGGGCTCGTCTTGGCGGCTCCGTTCGTCCGGGAAGCGCGAAGCTCGCTGTCTCCGTGCGATCATCCGGGAGGCGTCACCGACGACACCGAAGCACCGTGTAGAGCGCGCTGGTCCGCTACGGTCATGAGCGCGGCTACGGAGCTGCCGAACCCGGTGGAGGTCGTAGGCGCCGCCTGCGCGGGTTTCGCGGAGCAACGCCTGCGCGAGATGGGGACTCCGGTAACCATAACCGTGGCCATCCAGGCGGCGGAGGACGAGGAGCCCGACGAAGAGGAAACGATCAACAGTGATGATGAAATTGTGAGGCACGAGAAatcgag CGGTGCTGGCACGAGTGGCGGCGAGCTGGAGGAGGAGAGCTGGCAGCCCCCGGACCCTGAACTGACCCAGAAGCTCATAGCTCAGATCGAGTACTACATGTCCGATGAGAACCTGGAGCACGATGCCTTCCTGCTCAAGCACGTCCGGCGCAATAAGCTCGGCTTCGTCAGCGTCAAGCTGCTTACGTCTTTCAAGAAG GTAAAGCACTTGACAAGGGACTGGAGGACTACAGCGTACGCGCTGCGTCATTCCACCCTGCTGGAGCTGAACGAAGAAGGTCGGAAAGTTCGCCGCAGGACGAGCGTGCCGGTGTTTGCCAGTGAGTCTCTGCCGAGCCGCATGCTGCTCCTGAGTGAGCTACAGCGCTGGCCTGAGCTAGGTGTAGCTTTGGCAGGTGGGGGTGGGGCTGGAGACGGGAGCCCTGGGGCGAACCCAGCCCAGCAGGAGCGGCTCATGGAGCTTCTGCTCAAGGCCTTTGGTGCGTATGGCCCGATCGCCTCCGTGCGCGTGCTGAAGCCTGGCAAAGACCTGCCACCTGATCTAAAGAAGCTGAGTGGGCGCTACTCACAGCTGGGCACTGAGGAGTGTGCCATCGTCGAGTTTGAGGAGGTGGAGGCGGCTGTGACGGCCCACGAGGCCTTCACAGGCCAGCAGGGAGATGGGAAAGGCTCAATGGGGCTCAAGGTGGTGCTGATTGGTACCAAGCCGCCTAAAAAGAAGGCACCCAAGGACAGGCAGCGGGAGGAGAACGGAAATGCTGGAGGAGGAGGATTGCGCAAGAGCCGCTCACTGAACAGTCGTGTGCGTGAGCTGCAGTATCATGGAGACGACTCTGCCTGCAGCTCCTCCGAAACGGAAAGCAACCCGACTTCTCCTCGCCTCGGCCGGAAGTCCCGTTCGTGCAACAAGCTGAGTCCTGGCGGCTACCACTTGAGCCCGGCCGTGTCTCCCCGCTCCAGCCCGTGGAACAGCCCACGTGCCAGCCCTTGTTCCCAACGCAAAGCCCCTCCCAATGCCCGCTCACCCCTCGCCAGTGAAGGCAGGTTGAGCCCTGAGGCTGGGCGCCGCTGGGCTGATTATTCCTCGGACAGCAGCTTGACTCCTTCAGGAAGCCCATGGGTGCAGCGCAGGAAGCAGGTGGCCAGTCAGGAGAGCAGCCCAGTGGGGAGCCCCATGCTAGGCAGAAAGATCCAGAACGCAGACGGCCTTCCCCCTGGAGTTGTGCGCCTGCCCAGAGGTCCGGATGGAACGCGTGGGTTTCATGCAGTCTCGGTGGCAGAACGGGGCAAAACCGCAGCCACTCAAACCTGA